A genomic segment from Daphnia carinata strain CSIRO-1 chromosome 1, CSIRO_AGI_Dcar_HiC_V3, whole genome shotgun sequence encodes:
- the LOC130692189 gene encoding prominin-like protein isoform X3 codes for MQSRGMEHLHTYTNMFMAFVMPKHLVPPGIQLSTEPEVMLDQVQTKWQVIVKHYAGVIAVAAVGLLLAAIIPIAGVFICCCRCAGRCGAKEEPFEKRGDKCQRVILGLLLGVLLLLVAFGVICAFVSNANTQDGVNALPTALRHTTEDTATYFNHTRKEYVTLLTTNYRELEAAIAKALDDSGRLVTNELKHVSRAIAVDNLTAIVSNLAEIRQNLAYIEQDTGVLQDRANQLQDGLLEVKRQLKQLLDRCANQPICANFRQQYDLDSLSVDLQFQEFVESYLPKLPDVQRIARNISNLIATGVESEVKRGRSALERVSNDVQRAVGSTLPTFKQHLRSAGQSLERNSEDISILMGRGVEMARSESVQDSINTLQGYIDHYGQYRFYIDIGMASLVLLITLCFAFGLLCGCCGKRPADRYDDDFGTRATGASCLMAGVGLVFMTSLVLLVLAVVHFLVGVFGQNLSCEVLTRLGTGEEPQQRELYDFIDRNLPLTALNPHGVVKDDLVTVSNIVKECHQNRTLYQMLKLERVLNVSTLGDHARRLNIESEVRRLTSNIRFTGVNLLTSEAKQQLRDFAASDLMRVNFTAYSILLEQNITSVNLQEMAAILNSTAVQVQQFEPNAANTLWDNAIFLSRLQKSELIPMKEAAQRLRKAAANLEERVRFNQSSLSDAIEMLIGQAESAQLFLENKGPEQLSKLAVEFAKECERLIDKYVQRVTDHVLFKVGKCWPLSQAYNTTSAVVCQHIFWPFNGFWASVGWCTLLFLPCVVLAMVLASLYRKTDPYPGSIVESRDRRGMPSSGNNRSGHAYGHVYGGAYEDDYSISQHQARTGSSNRSGLIATSVSTSGGVAAGASTAVVAPSERNGKAPGRFQDPAPRAWGDGSGPRYVASPTHAAAAAATSPSAGTPSVGGTPSAPSADYERPPPYYYPGPA; via the exons ATGCAAAGTCGGGGCATGGAGCATCTTCACACTTACACCAACATGTTTATGGCCTTTGTCATGCCAAAGCATCTAGTCCCTCCCG GTATCCAACTGAGCACGGAACCAGAAGTGATGCTGGATCAAGTGCAAACCAAATGGCAAGTCATTGTAAAACATTACGCGGGAGTCATCGCCGTAGCCGCAGTTGGACTTTTGCTGGCCGCCATCATCCCCATCGCCGGTGTCTTCATCTGCTGCTGCCGTTGTGCTG GTCGTTGCGGTGCTAAAGAAGAGCCTTTCGAGAAACGAGGTGACAAGTGCCAACGAGTCATTTTGGGACTGCTCCTTGGTGTTTTACTTCTACTTGTCGC TTTCGGCGTTATCTGCGCCTTCGTTTCCAATGCCAACACACAGGACGGCGTTAACGCCCTGCCGACTGCCCTTCGTCACACGACTGAAGATACAGCCACTTACTTTAATCACACTCGAAAA GAATACGTGACATTGTTGACGACCAACTATCGCGAATTGGAAGCCGCCATTGCTAAAGCACTCGACG ACAGTGGACGACTGGTGACTAACGAACTGAAACACGTGTCACGAGCCATCGCAGTCGACAACTTGACGGCCATCGTCTCCAATTTGGCCGAGATCCGACAGAATCTGGCATACATTGAACAAGATACAGGCGTACTCCAAGACAGAGCTAATCAACTTCAG GACGGTTTGTTGGAGGTGAAAAGACAATTGAAGCAGCTATTGGATCGATGCGCTAACCAGCCCATTTGTGCTAATTTCCGGCAACAGTACGATCTCGATTCCCTCTCCGTCGATCTTCAATTCCAAGAG tttGTCGAGAGTTATTTGCCCAAG TTGCCGGATGTGCAGAGAATCGCGCGCAACATTTCCAACTTGATCGCTACTGGGGTGGAGAGTGAAGTCAAGCGGGGTCGCTCCGCCCTAGAGAGGGTCTCAAACGATGTCCAAAGGGCCGTCGGAAGTACACTACCGACCTTCAAGCAACACTTGAGATCAGCCG GACAAAGTTTGGAGCGCAATTCCGAGGACATTTCCATCCTAATGGGTCGTGGTGTCGAGATGGCCCGCAGCGAGTCCGTCCAGGACTCTATCAACACCCTACAGGGTTACATCGACCACTATGGTCAATATCG GTTCTACATTGATATTGGTATGGCCAGTCTAGTGCTTCTGATCACGCTCTGCTTCGCTTTTGGATTGCTGTGCGGCTGCTGCGGCAAACGGCCTGCCGACCGCTACGACGACGATTTCGGGACTCGAGCCACTGGCGCGTCCTGCCTCATGGC GGGTGTCGGACTGGTGTTTATGACTTCGCTGGTGCTACTGGTGTTGGCCGTCGTTCACTTCCTGGTTGGCGTTTTCGGCCAAAATCTCTCGTGCGAGGTACTGACCCGTCTAGGGACGGGAGAAGAGCCCCAACAGCGCGAGCTCTATGATTTTATCGACCGCAACTTGCCTCTGACGGCTCTCAACCCGCACGGCGTCGTCAAGGACGACCTGGTCACCGTCTCTAATATTGTCAA GGAATGCCATCAGAACAGGACCCTATACCAAATGTTAAAGCTGGAGCGAGTCCTGAATGTTTCTACGCTCGGTGATCACGCCCGTCGCTTGAACATAGAATCTGAAGTCCGTCGCCTGACGAGTAATATTCGTTTTACCGGCGTCAATCTGTTGACCAGCGAAGCCAAGCAGCAACTACGAGATTTCGCTGCATCCGACCTAATGCGCGTCAACTTTACGGCCTACTCTATTCTG CTGGAACAGAATATAACATCGGTCAACCTCCAGGAAATGGCAGCCATTCTGAATAGCACTGCCGTTCAAGTGCAGCAATTCGAACCGAAT GCCGCCAATACGCTATGGGACAATGCCATCTTCTTGTCGCGGCTACAAAAGTCTGAATTGATTCCAATGAAAGAAGCGGCCCAGCGACTGCGCAAGGCCGCCGCCAATTTGGAGGAACGCGTCCGTTTCAATCAATCTAGCCTGTCGGATGCCATTGAAATGCTAATTGGCCAGGCTGAATCCGCTCAACTTTTCCTGGAAAATAAGGGACCCGAGCAATTGTCCaag TTGGCTGTTGAATTTGCCAAGGAGTGTGAGCGGCTCATCGACAAGTATGTCCAACGCGTTACCGACCACGTCCTCTTTAAAGTCGGTAAATGCTGGCCCCTCTCTCAAGCCTATAATACGACATCAGCCGTGGTCTGCCAACATATCTTCTGGCCTTTT AATGGATTCTGGGCCAGCGTTGGATGGTGCACCCTTTTGTTTCTACCATGCGTCGTTTTGGCTATGGTGCTGGCCTCTCTCTACCGGAAGACGGATCCCTATCCGGGCTCGATCGTCGAGAG TCGCGATCGTAGGGGAATGCCGTCGTCGGGTAACAACCGGTCGGGCCACGCTTACGGCCACGTCTACGGAGGAGCGTACGAAGATGATTACAGCATCTCGCAGCATCAGGCACGAACGGGTAGTAGCAATCGAAGTGGCTTGATTGCTACTTCAGTTTCGACGAGCGGAGGAGTGGCGGCCGGTGCTTCGACGGCCGTTGTGGCTCCGTCGGAGCGGAATGGAAAAGCACCGGGACGATTCCAAGATCCAGCTCCAAGAGCTTGGGGTGATGGAAGTGGCCCACGTTATGTAGCTTCTCCGACGCATGCAGCTGCAGCTGCTGCAACATCACCGTCCGCAGGAACTCCGAGTGTAGGCGGTACACCGTCCGCTCCATCCGCCGACTACGAGAGACCTCCACCATATTACTATCCAGGACCTGCGTAA
- the LOC130692189 gene encoding prominin-like protein isoform X2 produces the protein MQSRGMEHLHTYTNMFMAFVMPKHLVPPGIQLSTEPEVMLDQVQTKWQVIVKHYAGVIAVAAVGLLLAAIIPIAGVFICCCRCAGRCGAKEEPFEKRGDKCQRVILGLLLGVLLLLVAFGVICAFVSNANTQDGVNALPTALRHTTEDTATYFNHTRKEYVTLLTTNYRELEAAIAKALDDSGRLVTNELKHVSRAIAVDNLTAIVSNLAEIRQNLAYIEQDTGVLQDRANQLQDGLLEVKRQLKQLLDRCANQPICANFRQQYDLDSLSVDLQFQELPDVQRIARNISNLIATGVESEVKRGRSALERVSNDVQRAVGSTLPTFKQHLRSAGQSLERNSEDISILMGRGVEMARSESVQDSINTLQGYIDHYGQYRFYIDIGMASLVLLITLCFAFGLLCGCCGKRPADRYDDDFGTRATGASCLMAGVGLVFMTSLVLLVLAVVHFLVGVFGQNLSCEVLTRLGTGEEPQQRELYDFIDRNLPLTALNPHGVVKDDLVTVSNIVKECHQNRTLYQMLKLERVLNVSTLGDHARRLNIESEVRRLTSNIRFTGVNLLTSEAKQQLRDFAASDLMRVNFTAYSILLEQNITSVNLQEMAAILNSTAVQVQQFEPNAANTLWDNAIFLSRLQKSELIPMKEAAQRLRKAAANLEERVRFNQSSLSDAIEMLIGQAESAQLFLENKGPEQLSKLAVEFAKECERLIDKYVQRVTDHVLFKVGKCWPLSQAYNTTSAVVCQHIFWPFNGFWASVGWCTLLFLPCVVLAMVLASLYRKTDPYPGSIVEREYLYDAYADRDNIPLALNNRDRRGMPSSGNNRSGHAYGHVYGGAYEDDYSISQHQARTGSSNRSGLIATSVSTSGGVAAGASTAVVAPSERNGKAPGRFQDPAPRAWGDGSGPRYVASPTHAAAAAATSPSAGTPSVGGTPSAPSADYERPPPYYYPGPA, from the exons ATGCAAAGTCGGGGCATGGAGCATCTTCACACTTACACCAACATGTTTATGGCCTTTGTCATGCCAAAGCATCTAGTCCCTCCCG GTATCCAACTGAGCACGGAACCAGAAGTGATGCTGGATCAAGTGCAAACCAAATGGCAAGTCATTGTAAAACATTACGCGGGAGTCATCGCCGTAGCCGCAGTTGGACTTTTGCTGGCCGCCATCATCCCCATCGCCGGTGTCTTCATCTGCTGCTGCCGTTGTGCTG GTCGTTGCGGTGCTAAAGAAGAGCCTTTCGAGAAACGAGGTGACAAGTGCCAACGAGTCATTTTGGGACTGCTCCTTGGTGTTTTACTTCTACTTGTCGC TTTCGGCGTTATCTGCGCCTTCGTTTCCAATGCCAACACACAGGACGGCGTTAACGCCCTGCCGACTGCCCTTCGTCACACGACTGAAGATACAGCCACTTACTTTAATCACACTCGAAAA GAATACGTGACATTGTTGACGACCAACTATCGCGAATTGGAAGCCGCCATTGCTAAAGCACTCGACG ACAGTGGACGACTGGTGACTAACGAACTGAAACACGTGTCACGAGCCATCGCAGTCGACAACTTGACGGCCATCGTCTCCAATTTGGCCGAGATCCGACAGAATCTGGCATACATTGAACAAGATACAGGCGTACTCCAAGACAGAGCTAATCAACTTCAG GACGGTTTGTTGGAGGTGAAAAGACAATTGAAGCAGCTATTGGATCGATGCGCTAACCAGCCCATTTGTGCTAATTTCCGGCAACAGTACGATCTCGATTCCCTCTCCGTCGATCTTCAATTCCAAGAG TTGCCGGATGTGCAGAGAATCGCGCGCAACATTTCCAACTTGATCGCTACTGGGGTGGAGAGTGAAGTCAAGCGGGGTCGCTCCGCCCTAGAGAGGGTCTCAAACGATGTCCAAAGGGCCGTCGGAAGTACACTACCGACCTTCAAGCAACACTTGAGATCAGCCG GACAAAGTTTGGAGCGCAATTCCGAGGACATTTCCATCCTAATGGGTCGTGGTGTCGAGATGGCCCGCAGCGAGTCCGTCCAGGACTCTATCAACACCCTACAGGGTTACATCGACCACTATGGTCAATATCG GTTCTACATTGATATTGGTATGGCCAGTCTAGTGCTTCTGATCACGCTCTGCTTCGCTTTTGGATTGCTGTGCGGCTGCTGCGGCAAACGGCCTGCCGACCGCTACGACGACGATTTCGGGACTCGAGCCACTGGCGCGTCCTGCCTCATGGC GGGTGTCGGACTGGTGTTTATGACTTCGCTGGTGCTACTGGTGTTGGCCGTCGTTCACTTCCTGGTTGGCGTTTTCGGCCAAAATCTCTCGTGCGAGGTACTGACCCGTCTAGGGACGGGAGAAGAGCCCCAACAGCGCGAGCTCTATGATTTTATCGACCGCAACTTGCCTCTGACGGCTCTCAACCCGCACGGCGTCGTCAAGGACGACCTGGTCACCGTCTCTAATATTGTCAA GGAATGCCATCAGAACAGGACCCTATACCAAATGTTAAAGCTGGAGCGAGTCCTGAATGTTTCTACGCTCGGTGATCACGCCCGTCGCTTGAACATAGAATCTGAAGTCCGTCGCCTGACGAGTAATATTCGTTTTACCGGCGTCAATCTGTTGACCAGCGAAGCCAAGCAGCAACTACGAGATTTCGCTGCATCCGACCTAATGCGCGTCAACTTTACGGCCTACTCTATTCTG CTGGAACAGAATATAACATCGGTCAACCTCCAGGAAATGGCAGCCATTCTGAATAGCACTGCCGTTCAAGTGCAGCAATTCGAACCGAAT GCCGCCAATACGCTATGGGACAATGCCATCTTCTTGTCGCGGCTACAAAAGTCTGAATTGATTCCAATGAAAGAAGCGGCCCAGCGACTGCGCAAGGCCGCCGCCAATTTGGAGGAACGCGTCCGTTTCAATCAATCTAGCCTGTCGGATGCCATTGAAATGCTAATTGGCCAGGCTGAATCCGCTCAACTTTTCCTGGAAAATAAGGGACCCGAGCAATTGTCCaag TTGGCTGTTGAATTTGCCAAGGAGTGTGAGCGGCTCATCGACAAGTATGTCCAACGCGTTACCGACCACGTCCTCTTTAAAGTCGGTAAATGCTGGCCCCTCTCTCAAGCCTATAATACGACATCAGCCGTGGTCTGCCAACATATCTTCTGGCCTTTT AATGGATTCTGGGCCAGCGTTGGATGGTGCACCCTTTTGTTTCTACCATGCGTCGTTTTGGCTATGGTGCTGGCCTCTCTCTACCGGAAGACGGATCCCTATCCGGGCTCGATCGTCGAGAG AGAGTACTTGTATGATGCTTATGCCGACCGGGACAACATTCCATTGGCCTTAAACAA TCGCGATCGTAGGGGAATGCCGTCGTCGGGTAACAACCGGTCGGGCCACGCTTACGGCCACGTCTACGGAGGAGCGTACGAAGATGATTACAGCATCTCGCAGCATCAGGCACGAACGGGTAGTAGCAATCGAAGTGGCTTGATTGCTACTTCAGTTTCGACGAGCGGAGGAGTGGCGGCCGGTGCTTCGACGGCCGTTGTGGCTCCGTCGGAGCGGAATGGAAAAGCACCGGGACGATTCCAAGATCCAGCTCCAAGAGCTTGGGGTGATGGAAGTGGCCCACGTTATGTAGCTTCTCCGACGCATGCAGCTGCAGCTGCTGCAACATCACCGTCCGCAGGAACTCCGAGTGTAGGCGGTACACCGTCCGCTCCATCCGCCGACTACGAGAGACCTCCACCATATTACTATCCAGGACCTGCGTAA
- the LOC130692189 gene encoding prominin-like protein isoform X1, with protein sequence MQSRGMEHLHTYTNMFMAFVMPKHLVPPGIQLSTEPEVMLDQVQTKWQVIVKHYAGVIAVAAVGLLLAAIIPIAGVFICCCRCAGRCGAKEEPFEKRGDKCQRVILGLLLGVLLLLVAFGVICAFVSNANTQDGVNALPTALRHTTEDTATYFNHTRKEYVTLLTTNYRELEAAIAKALDDSGRLVTNELKHVSRAIAVDNLTAIVSNLAEIRQNLAYIEQDTGVLQDRANQLQDGLLEVKRQLKQLLDRCANQPICANFRQQYDLDSLSVDLQFQEFVESYLPKLPDVQRIARNISNLIATGVESEVKRGRSALERVSNDVQRAVGSTLPTFKQHLRSAGQSLERNSEDISILMGRGVEMARSESVQDSINTLQGYIDHYGQYRFYIDIGMASLVLLITLCFAFGLLCGCCGKRPADRYDDDFGTRATGASCLMAGVGLVFMTSLVLLVLAVVHFLVGVFGQNLSCEVLTRLGTGEEPQQRELYDFIDRNLPLTALNPHGVVKDDLVTVSNIVKECHQNRTLYQMLKLERVLNVSTLGDHARRLNIESEVRRLTSNIRFTGVNLLTSEAKQQLRDFAASDLMRVNFTAYSILLEQNITSVNLQEMAAILNSTAVQVQQFEPNAANTLWDNAIFLSRLQKSELIPMKEAAQRLRKAAANLEERVRFNQSSLSDAIEMLIGQAESAQLFLENKGPEQLSKLAVEFAKECERLIDKYVQRVTDHVLFKVGKCWPLSQAYNTTSAVVCQHIFWPFNGFWASVGWCTLLFLPCVVLAMVLASLYRKTDPYPGSIVEREYLYDAYADRDNIPLALNNRDRRGMPSSGNNRSGHAYGHVYGGAYEDDYSISQHQARTGSSNRSGLIATSVSTSGGVAAGASTAVVAPSERNGKAPGRFQDPAPRAWGDGSGPRYVASPTHAAAAAATSPSAGTPSVGGTPSAPSADYERPPPYYYPGPA encoded by the exons ATGCAAAGTCGGGGCATGGAGCATCTTCACACTTACACCAACATGTTTATGGCCTTTGTCATGCCAAAGCATCTAGTCCCTCCCG GTATCCAACTGAGCACGGAACCAGAAGTGATGCTGGATCAAGTGCAAACCAAATGGCAAGTCATTGTAAAACATTACGCGGGAGTCATCGCCGTAGCCGCAGTTGGACTTTTGCTGGCCGCCATCATCCCCATCGCCGGTGTCTTCATCTGCTGCTGCCGTTGTGCTG GTCGTTGCGGTGCTAAAGAAGAGCCTTTCGAGAAACGAGGTGACAAGTGCCAACGAGTCATTTTGGGACTGCTCCTTGGTGTTTTACTTCTACTTGTCGC TTTCGGCGTTATCTGCGCCTTCGTTTCCAATGCCAACACACAGGACGGCGTTAACGCCCTGCCGACTGCCCTTCGTCACACGACTGAAGATACAGCCACTTACTTTAATCACACTCGAAAA GAATACGTGACATTGTTGACGACCAACTATCGCGAATTGGAAGCCGCCATTGCTAAAGCACTCGACG ACAGTGGACGACTGGTGACTAACGAACTGAAACACGTGTCACGAGCCATCGCAGTCGACAACTTGACGGCCATCGTCTCCAATTTGGCCGAGATCCGACAGAATCTGGCATACATTGAACAAGATACAGGCGTACTCCAAGACAGAGCTAATCAACTTCAG GACGGTTTGTTGGAGGTGAAAAGACAATTGAAGCAGCTATTGGATCGATGCGCTAACCAGCCCATTTGTGCTAATTTCCGGCAACAGTACGATCTCGATTCCCTCTCCGTCGATCTTCAATTCCAAGAG tttGTCGAGAGTTATTTGCCCAAG TTGCCGGATGTGCAGAGAATCGCGCGCAACATTTCCAACTTGATCGCTACTGGGGTGGAGAGTGAAGTCAAGCGGGGTCGCTCCGCCCTAGAGAGGGTCTCAAACGATGTCCAAAGGGCCGTCGGAAGTACACTACCGACCTTCAAGCAACACTTGAGATCAGCCG GACAAAGTTTGGAGCGCAATTCCGAGGACATTTCCATCCTAATGGGTCGTGGTGTCGAGATGGCCCGCAGCGAGTCCGTCCAGGACTCTATCAACACCCTACAGGGTTACATCGACCACTATGGTCAATATCG GTTCTACATTGATATTGGTATGGCCAGTCTAGTGCTTCTGATCACGCTCTGCTTCGCTTTTGGATTGCTGTGCGGCTGCTGCGGCAAACGGCCTGCCGACCGCTACGACGACGATTTCGGGACTCGAGCCACTGGCGCGTCCTGCCTCATGGC GGGTGTCGGACTGGTGTTTATGACTTCGCTGGTGCTACTGGTGTTGGCCGTCGTTCACTTCCTGGTTGGCGTTTTCGGCCAAAATCTCTCGTGCGAGGTACTGACCCGTCTAGGGACGGGAGAAGAGCCCCAACAGCGCGAGCTCTATGATTTTATCGACCGCAACTTGCCTCTGACGGCTCTCAACCCGCACGGCGTCGTCAAGGACGACCTGGTCACCGTCTCTAATATTGTCAA GGAATGCCATCAGAACAGGACCCTATACCAAATGTTAAAGCTGGAGCGAGTCCTGAATGTTTCTACGCTCGGTGATCACGCCCGTCGCTTGAACATAGAATCTGAAGTCCGTCGCCTGACGAGTAATATTCGTTTTACCGGCGTCAATCTGTTGACCAGCGAAGCCAAGCAGCAACTACGAGATTTCGCTGCATCCGACCTAATGCGCGTCAACTTTACGGCCTACTCTATTCTG CTGGAACAGAATATAACATCGGTCAACCTCCAGGAAATGGCAGCCATTCTGAATAGCACTGCCGTTCAAGTGCAGCAATTCGAACCGAAT GCCGCCAATACGCTATGGGACAATGCCATCTTCTTGTCGCGGCTACAAAAGTCTGAATTGATTCCAATGAAAGAAGCGGCCCAGCGACTGCGCAAGGCCGCCGCCAATTTGGAGGAACGCGTCCGTTTCAATCAATCTAGCCTGTCGGATGCCATTGAAATGCTAATTGGCCAGGCTGAATCCGCTCAACTTTTCCTGGAAAATAAGGGACCCGAGCAATTGTCCaag TTGGCTGTTGAATTTGCCAAGGAGTGTGAGCGGCTCATCGACAAGTATGTCCAACGCGTTACCGACCACGTCCTCTTTAAAGTCGGTAAATGCTGGCCCCTCTCTCAAGCCTATAATACGACATCAGCCGTGGTCTGCCAACATATCTTCTGGCCTTTT AATGGATTCTGGGCCAGCGTTGGATGGTGCACCCTTTTGTTTCTACCATGCGTCGTTTTGGCTATGGTGCTGGCCTCTCTCTACCGGAAGACGGATCCCTATCCGGGCTCGATCGTCGAGAG AGAGTACTTGTATGATGCTTATGCCGACCGGGACAACATTCCATTGGCCTTAAACAA TCGCGATCGTAGGGGAATGCCGTCGTCGGGTAACAACCGGTCGGGCCACGCTTACGGCCACGTCTACGGAGGAGCGTACGAAGATGATTACAGCATCTCGCAGCATCAGGCACGAACGGGTAGTAGCAATCGAAGTGGCTTGATTGCTACTTCAGTTTCGACGAGCGGAGGAGTGGCGGCCGGTGCTTCGACGGCCGTTGTGGCTCCGTCGGAGCGGAATGGAAAAGCACCGGGACGATTCCAAGATCCAGCTCCAAGAGCTTGGGGTGATGGAAGTGGCCCACGTTATGTAGCTTCTCCGACGCATGCAGCTGCAGCTGCTGCAACATCACCGTCCGCAGGAACTCCGAGTGTAGGCGGTACACCGTCCGCTCCATCCGCCGACTACGAGAGACCTCCACCATATTACTATCCAGGACCTGCGTAA
- the LOC130692551 gene encoding nuclear receptor 2C2-associated protein-like: MSLIPTSNFTAKVSSVLGREVKSYGKQFLFDGCNETCWNSDQGTPQWIAVQFGKDTAVTHFEIQFQGGFAAKNICLQRTSVDAGVAKVETIKTYYPDDINAIQTFLLPDSPLMTDNLKFLLPESTDMFGRIIVYRLNLYKNS, translated from the exons ATGTCTCTTATACCTACTTCAAATTTTACGGCAAA GGTAAGCTCCGTTTTGGGGCGTGAAGTAAAATCATACGGCAAACAGTTCTTGTTTGATGGCTGCAATGAAACCTGCTGGAATTCGGATCAG GGAACCCCTCAATGGATTGCAGTGCAGTTTGGTAAAGACACTGCAGTGACTCActttgaaattcaatttcaaggAGGTTTTgctgcaaaaaacatttgcctACAAAGAACGAGCGTAGATGCTGGAGTTGCAAAGGTAGAAACAATCAAGACCTACTATCCAGACGACATTAATGCGATCCAAACTTTTCTTCTACCTGACTCACCTTTAATGACagacaatttaaaatttttattacctgAAAGCACAGACATGTTTGGCAGAATCATTGTATACAGGCTGAACTTGTATAAAAATTCATGA